aacgcaccattttttttacaaaaaaaaaaaaaaaaaaacagtaaccAGTATACTTTaatgatacataaataaatatttaagattatttacattaataacagTTGTTTttgcttaaattaaattaatataaaatttaaatgctcGGTATATTATCCgtgtactaaaattaaaataaataatgtgataGTTActgtgaaaattaatttttaagaataattactgaaataaaaattcattaaatataatatgtatatgtatgtcaGTGGTAAtgtgacaaaataataaaaaaagtgaaaaaaaaaattaaatataatagtactttttttacaatatttctacCTCAATgtagtcacaattttattgcaccgtttttatttcatcaaaacaatattgtcaagaaattttaaatatatatttaatacttaaaaaaaaattatacttttattatcaagattataaaacaatgttgatatttaaaaacataccaaacttttaaagcataataaggtAATTGACAACCTAGAAATGATAGGGATGAGCACAAGTTTTGAATGATGAAAACATGGGGGAGGGGGATATGAGCACATTTAAGCGATAGGACAAATGagatcaaaacaatttttaaagaaaatacaattactGTCAAACGTGTGATTCAAGAGGTACATTCAACAGTTTAGACACAAAATTTGGGTCGGCCATGCTTCTAGGTCTAATACCTCTTTCTTTTATTCCATCCACAACACGAGCCCAACTCAAGTCTGGTGAACTGGTTCTTCTATCTTTACAGCTTTTCTCTAATTCTTCTCTTTCCTTATTGTCCAACCATGTGATTTTATCAAAGTCCTTTGTACCACCCACCGTATGCCGCCTCTTGATACTGCGATCAGTTGTAACACCGTTTTTACGTTTTTGGCGCGCTTCCTTATCGCGCAATGAACTACAGCGTCTAGACAATCCTTGTTTTCGCTTGTTCATGTTGCACTCGGTCTTCTCCATCTTGGTAAGGGAGTCAGATCGCCGGTGTTTGGAAGCGTCACCGTTTTTTGTCAGCATCATTGCCTCAAACTTTgtgtatttagaaatatatctTTCATGTTTATTAAGGGACTCACAGCGGCGTAGTTTTACATGATTCCCATAGTCTGGACGGTTTTCTTTTTGTTTCAATGATTCGGAACGACGCAGACGCACATTTGGGACGGCGTTAATGTCTTGAAGACACTCAAAATTATCAGTTTTTGAAGTATCTTTCATCGATTCACTAGTTGAATCTTTCATGGTTTCAATTtcctgtaataaataataataaaaattataatcaagttATCACAATAATCTTTAACATCAACATACATGTTTTTCAGTTATATGCTGGCTGCGCCTTTCCAAAGATCTATGTAAACTTGGGTCTCTGTAAGTCTGCACATCTGTATGTTCATCATTTGAATTAGCCACTGGCTGTTTTTCTTCAACATCTACAGAGTCGCTGGGTATTGAAAGagatttaagttttttgtcAAAGGCGGAAGTCAGGCTCACCAATAAATCCCCTCCtggaaaatcaaatataaaacttttgttatgcaacacaaataataatgcttAAGTTTAATACATATCATGTTTAATAAACCATTCAATTACAATGTTAGATATTCTACAACATTATGGTAACACacagttaaaacaattatacataacactgaaaaaattatttgttagccattattattatagttaaaattaatatcaaacccataaactattaaattaaaaaaaaagtgaacaatttttttttgatacacaCCCAAAagttagaaaataaactaaataaaaaaattaaaattaaccctaaaaatagttataagctGATTTATTAatgcgtaaaaataaaaataaaaccaattttttttatacagtcaacatataattaaaatttacaataaccacttggtacttatataaaaaaataagaaccatttaatggtaaaaaatagaatgaatataaataataagttattaagtcATGAATTCAAACACAATACACACCATTACTCAAAACtagacattataaattaaaataaaataaaattacttaacttttatttatttatttaaaataacttttaacttaataaattaaactttttcatGAGATGTAGTTAGCTAATTTAACAGTTGATAGTGAATTCATTTTAAAGGtattttatgcaaattttatttcaatataaaccCTAaagatttcaattatattttgattgtaataatcatttgattaaatttattatttatagatttcgataaggattaaaataatgtttatattatacattttttaatagaagtGATCATACTTAGGctagataattatatatagataggaGAGTTTTACTATTGGATAGATACTTCCAttcttgtaatttttgtttaataaattaatcttaaattatgtttacattttaatatatatttttatcttatttgttTAATGGGATTTAACGTAGATTGTGAATTCAGTTAAAGAGAAACAAAAATGAGAAgtgaatttaacaaaattagtttatttttctagccattggtataatatatacattttttgatgtgactatttatatattatattagccctaatttttagaattaaagaAATGTAAAGGCCTATCTAAAAGTACCAATAATTggtaaatcaataaatcataaataatagcaaaattaagtgatttttgaaatatagcAAGTAAATAGAAGCAGAAAATTAGTAGGAAAAAAAGCAAAACCATGTTAATTGATCAAAAGTCTTTTGAGCTAAATGTATAAGAACCTTTCAGGTTGGTAGTAGTAGTAATGCGGATACTGGTTAAGGGACGTGCCAAAAACCCATCCTTGTCGTTTGTTACTTAAGTGTTGGTGTATGTTACCATTTGCTGTAAATTTTGCTAATGAATctcaaacaaaaatgaatgaGCCGGACGTGCAGTGCACACGAtcggtaaattaatttaagattacGCAATAGTAAAACCATTACAGTATATACAaagcataacattttttttatatcataatttaagaactataattattgccATTTTACtcttattaacatattttagtaatagaataaaaatttaaaatatagattttatattattatatgcaatatgGAAACTACTAATCTTTAACATCAATTGcatcattataattactattgcGAACTCTTTAAtactgatttaataaaaattaatatttaccttcATCTGACGCATGACTTATAGGGCGTTCACTGGATATTCTTAAGCCATCACTGAGTGAATCTACTGACCATTCATCAGCACTCTCAGTACTCGTTTTTAATCGTTTCTGATTATTCTTTAAGTCTGAGTCATTTGATTGTTCAATAGTCCCATTAGTTGCTCCTTTGGATACTTTGACCATGACTtatggtaaaaaattataaaattaacaaaatgattatcaaatattactaaaaaacatttacctgGAGAATAATCTTTAGCTAGCATTAAGGCTTCGTTAGGTTGTGTAACAGGTTCGTCAAGTCCAAAATACTCTCTTCTTCTTTGACCTCTATTTATTTCTCTTTGAAGCATTGCTTTTGTTTCCTGTTCAAATCGTCGTATTCTTTCTTGAGTAGTTTCAGCTAAATTGACATAAGTCTTAATAGGAGGAGCACCATCGGTATTTTGTGGTGTTGAATCTAAACTTTGATCTTCTGAACCTTGATTATTTGTTAGATGTTCAAGACTGTCTTCAGATTCATTAAGACTAGTACTTGAAACTGTCTCTGAACTGGCTTTTGAGCTGTTCACTTTATCTTTGTTAGACACATCCTACAATGGAAAAATCAAGCATTattgatagttttataaaatgtattatttaattttcatacttGTTTAATATCAGTTGCACTTGGTGGTATACTAATATGAGGAACTATATTATTGGTTACATTGGTACGAGACTTTCGCgatacatttgaatttttgcCAGTAGCTCGATGCATTTTACGATTAGCTGCAGCAACAATATTGGTCACAAGATCTTTGGCCATAAATGGTGTGTACTGATTACCAGAAACTTTGTTAATGTTATCCAAAAGATTTTGATTTGGAGCAGATTGTTCAATTTCTGGAACTTGTCCACAATTTTCAGGTATGGATGCTGTAAGATCTACCACATCGCCATTTCCAAAACACCAATCAGCctgtagtaaaaaaagaaaaacaaataaaataattgtctcaaatggaaaataataacaataataattcataatctaTGATATTACTTGTAGTATTAGCGATTCCACAATGCGGCACTGATGACTCATATCTGTGACCATAGTTACCATGTTATCATCAGCAGAATGAACTAGGGTAGGACCAAACACAATAGCTAAGTTGCGTGCTTCCATTTTGTTGACCCCACTATGTTGCACAATTTTCTTAAGGTGCATCAGCAAATATCTTAAAGTCTCAAAATGGTGGTCTGGTAGTTTATGAACCtacagcaaaaataaaaatgactaatttttgttgtaaaatgtaaacaaaccTTTTTACATACCAGTTCTCGTAGTTTCACCATTCGTTGAACAGGATCATCAATTTTATCAGCCTCAATGAAATGTGGATACATTTCAGTTGTTAATAGTGCATCAGGAAGTCGCCTAAAGAACGATTTTAATAGGCTAGAAATTACATTCACATCTGTCCACCGGGGATCTCGTTGTAGAAGTTTAATGGCCATATCTGGAGTTTCCATACCACCAGTGTTGACCGCTTCTGTTAGTGAAGTAATAGCAGCTGTATTACCAGGTACTCTAAAAGTCaagacataataaaatatgataattaaataataaaagatgtctatttaaattaaattaaaaaaaaaaaaaaatattacatacctgTAAATGCCTATGATATCCAACCCTTTGTCTTCAACTATAGATGTGCATACTTCTACTATTAAAGGAACATACTCAGATTGCGTCGACTATAAAAAAGAACAATTattagaaatgtataataaaatttttaagagtatggttggaaaaaaaatatcttaccgGCGGGCAAAGTTCCAAAGGTATGCCGATTGCAGTACCCGGCGGTGGTGGTAGTGTGGGCATAATCGGTGATACCGGCGATCCCGATCCTTgttgtattttctttaattgcTTGGCCATTCGATTTTTCCATGTGTTGGTAGATTTGGGAGATTGCGGTTGTGATCCTTGGCACGGGCTGCGGTCGGGTTTCCGTGTCTTAGTGATAGGAGAATCGCCGGTGGGTGAACGGTTTCTGAACGCACCTAACTTACGTATGCCCTTAGTATTGCCAGGAGAGATGCTCAAGCACTGAAAAACAAAACCAATTTGGTTAATTTCAGTATACTTGTAAGTcactagtattttaaatattagatgtGAATTGGTATTTGGTAGTATAGGTATTAGTATAGGGACCTACCTAACCAAAGTTAGCATCGGAAACTATACGCTTGAAACGTATTTACTAGTATATGTGCAATTTAAACACTGccaatttcaataaaagtatacaataaaaaaataaaataaaaataaaaaccattattttgtaattatttaacaaccaGTAAGATTGGCATGGATGACACTGCATTgcaggtacataataaaatccaCTTACTTCTTCTGCGGATAGAGGTGCCTGTGCCTCGAGGGCTTGTTCCTGCAATGCTTTCAACCAACGCACCATGGACGAAGTGTCGTCGGCTTGAAGCAGTAGTTCAGTGCACCCCATGTCGGCGACGCTGGAGCAAAGTCGCATCACGTGCTTCCTCTTGGTGTAGTCGTGAGCTACGTCTGTAGTAGACGTTCTCAGATTGATACGATCGCAGGACATGTTCACGTCGTCCGTCTTTTCTAGCGTTGCGGGTGtctaaaaaaagaaagaaagaagaaatagaaaaaaaaatcaaatgtacctttatagaaaacattttatttttttgttttagttcctttttttatattccttTACAGTAGTAGAACGTAATGAAATTCAATGGGAATAATATGGACATACCCAAGAACCGGTAGACGACCACCGTTTTAGTCGTGGATGTTTTGACGCCCGGAACCACATGGGCATACAAGAATACCTAAGACGTCGATCAGGAGAACAGAATCGATTCATTTTTTAGTTTCGGAAACAGcgcagtgtaaaataataattaagtcgTGCGCTATAC
The DNA window shown above is from Aphis gossypii isolate Hap1 chromosome 2, ASM2018417v2, whole genome shotgun sequence and carries:
- the LOC114128686 gene encoding rho GTPase-activating protein 21 isoform X9, with product MAEDVSESREWSPPASSQNRGEPRVGGPRSLFIRRSENGFGFTLRHFIVYPPESYLVLAGDERLGLRQGAGAFSDEPMDTIFVKHVREHGPASVAGLSTGDRIISVNGETVAGKSYAHVVQVIQQTQCYLYLLVVPMENDILQLYFSETAHNPETNQRPGRLKTAMTSGSELRFHNHRGRDSSPIYQTIWDHPQHRSSVGGISSVSGAKPSSAAARFVSPHRTSGVRRSSVADTNGSGGGYPHHRNKPTTTQSNNPNARHSMDIGVACRDALQLQVAADNSAAHYRLHRQLQYSGASQPPPPVDPVIMSRIKKSLEQKEEFLRRPVVQQQQQQPAKEFYAKPQKLLPPTWPPSLSSSPSINQPKPFAECSSAAVQETSSAQPPQVPSKPKGKQFVNTLGKIHEDGNGGVSKSPGAAAESSDHHHTKQTGMLQVVSMRAKQFESGKIDDKTDFYKSELARLTSKHNVPNVAVRKMEYEQKLYTDKKNPTTTEQQEITDDSITSYSSSSDKSISFASPSSVRYHSGNLIVPIGSNKIHCDPPKEYEPPKDESISKDESYRFKPVVRQDSYLAACKKPTIIEEERTTRRISYLKATAWGDRMSVDDLTTTESESEPTSIVVAQQKVQKKWRAPLFPGDIQRLRRLFEDAAASCDRGSSILGTKKNGPPFQDLGNSRIVKEGSLLCKVIQIDGKKACDRSWKPVWAVVRGQTLCLYKEKRESIPNISVDTPATLEKTDDVNMSCDRINLRTSTTDVAHDYTKRKHVMRLCSSVADMGCTELLLQADDTSSMVRWLKALQEQALEAQAPLSAEECLSISPGNTKGIRKLGAFRNRSPTGDSPITKTRKPDRSPCQGSQPQSPKSTNTWKNRMAKQLKKIQQGSGSPVSPIMPTLPPPPGTAIGIPLELCPPSTQSEYVPLIVEVCTSIVEDKGLDIIGIYRVPGNTAAITSLTEAVNTGGMETPDMAIKLLQRDPRWTDVNVISSLLKSFFRRLPDALLTTEMYPHFIEADKIDDPVQRMVKLRELVHKLPDHHFETLRYLLMHLKKIVQHSGVNKMEARNLAIVFGPTLVHSADDNMVTMVTDMSHQCRIVESLILQADWCFGNGDVVDLTASIPENCGQVPEIEQSAPNQNLLDNINKVSGNQYTPFMAKDLVTNIVAAANRKMHRATGKNSNVSRKSRTNVTNNIVPHISIPPSATDIKQDVSNKDKVNSSKASSETVSSTSLNESEDSLEHLTNNQGSEDQSLDSTPQNTDGAPPIKTYVNLAETTQERIRRFEQETKAMLQREINRGQRRREYFGLDEPVTQPNEALMLAKDYSPVMVKVSKGATNGTIEQSNDSDLKNNQKRLKTSTESADEWSVDSLSDGLRISSERPISHASDEGGDLLVSLTSAFDKKLKSLSIPSDSVDVEEKQPVANSNDEHTDVQTYRDPSLHRSLERRSQHITEKHEIETMKDSTSESMKDTSKTDNFECLQDINAVPNVRLRRSESLKQKENRPDYGNHVKLRRCESLNKHERYISKYTKFEAMMLTKNGDASKHRRSDSLTKMEKTECNMNKRKQGLSRRCSSLRDKEARQKRKNGVTTDRSIKRRHTVGGTKDFDKITWLDNKEREELEKSCKDRRTSSPDLSWARVVDGIKERGIRPRSMADPNFVSKLLNVPLESHV
- the LOC114128686 gene encoding rho GTPase-activating protein 21 isoform X7, with the protein product MAEDVSESREWSPPASSQNRGEPRVGGPRSLFIRRSENGFGFTLRHFIVYPPESYLVLAGDERLGLRQGAGAFSDEPMDTIFVKHVREHGPASVAGLSTGDRIISVNGETVAGKSYAHVVQVIQQTQCYLYLLVVPMENDILQLYFSETAHNPETNQRPGRLKTAMTSGSELRFHNHRGRDSSPIYQTIWDHPQHRSSVGGISSVSGAKPSSAAARFVSPHRTSGVRRSSVADTNGSGGGYPHHRNKPTTTQSNNPNARHSMDIGVACRDALQLQVAADNSAAHYRLHRQLQYSGASQPPPPVDPVIMSRIKKSLEQKEEFLRRPVVQQQQQQPAKEFYAKPQKLLPPTWPPSLSSSPSINQPKPFAECSSAAVQETSSAQPPQVPSKPKGKQFVNTLGKIHEDGNGGVSKSPGAAAESSDHHHTKQTGMLQVVSMRAKQFESGKIDDKTDFYKSELARLTSKHNVPNVAVRKMEYEQKLYTDKKNPTTTEQQEITDDSITSYSSSSDKSISFASPSSVRYHSGNLIVPIGSNKIHCDPPKEYEPPKDESISKDESYRFKPVVRQDSYLAACKKPTIIERRNQKPMENGAEKSKTRRRNARPTRLELPKDRPVDFAVQSTAGSIQEEERTTRRISYLKATAWGDRMSVDDLTTTESESEPTSIVVAQQNSSILGTKKNGPPFQDLGNSRIVKEGSLLCKVIQIDGKKACDRSWKPVWAVVRGQTLCLYKEKRESIPNISVDTPATLEKTDDVNMSCDRINLRTSTTDVAHDYTKRKHVMRLCSSVADMGCTELLLQADDTSSMVRWLKALQEQALEAQAPLSAEECLSISPGNTKGIRKLGAFRNRSPTGDSPITKTRKPDRSPCQGSQPQSPKSTNTWKNRMAKQLKKIQQGSGSPVSPIMPTLPPPPGTAIGIPLELCPPSTQSEYVPLIVEVCTSIVEDKGLDIIGIYRVPGNTAAITSLTEAVNTGGMETPDMAIKLLQRDPRWTDVNVISSLLKSFFRRLPDALLTTEMYPHFIEADKIDDPVQRMVKLRELVHKLPDHHFETLRYLLMHLKKIVQHSGVNKMEARNLAIVFGPTLVHSADDNMVTMVTDMSHQCRIVESLILQADWCFGNGDVVDLTASIPENCGQVPEIEQSAPNQNLLDNINKVSGNQYTPFMAKDLVTNIVAAANRKMHRATGKNSNVSRKSRTNVTNNIVPHISIPPSATDIKQDVSNKDKVNSSKASSETVSSTSLNESEDSLEHLTNNQGSEDQSLDSTPQNTDGAPPIKTYVNLAETTQERIRRFEQETKAMLQREINRGQRRREYFGLDEPVTQPNEALMLAKDYSPVMVKVSKGATNGTIEQSNDSDLKNNQKRLKTSTESADEWSVDSLSDGLRISSERPISHASDEGGDLLVSLTSAFDKKLKSLSIPSDSVDVEEKQPVANSNDEHTDVQTYRDPSLHRSLERRSQHITEKHEIETMKDSTSESMKDTSKTDNFECLQDINAVPNVRLRRSESLKQKENRPDYGNHVKLRRCESLNKHERYISKYTKFEAMMLTKNGDASKHRRSDSLTKMEKTECNMNKRKQGLSRRCSSLRDKEARQKRKNGVTTDRSIKRRHTVGGTKDFDKITWLDNKEREELEKSCKDRRTSSPDLSWARVVDGIKERGIRPRSMADPNFVSKLLNVPLESHV
- the LOC114128686 gene encoding rho GTPase-activating protein 21 isoform X3, producing the protein MAEDVSESREWSPPASSQNRGEPRVGGPRSLFIRRSENGFGFTLRHFIVYPPESYLVLAGDERLGLRQGAGAFSDEPMDTIFVKHVREHGPASVAGLSTGDRIISVNGETVAGKSYAHVVQVIQQTQCYLYLLVVPMENDILQLYFSETAHNPETNQRPGRLKTAMTSGSELRFHNHRGRDSSPIYQTIWDHPQHRSSVGGISSVSGAKPSSAAARFVSPHRTSGVRRSSVADTNGSGGGYPHHRNKPTTTQSNNPNARHSMDIGVACRDALQLQVAADNSAAHYRLHRQLQYSGASQPPPPVDPVIMSRIKKSLEQKEEFLRRPVVQQQQQQPAKEFYAKPQKLLPPTWPPSLSSSPSINQPKPFAECSSAAVQETSSAQPPQVPSKPKGKQFVNTLGKIHEDGNGGVSKSPGAAAESSDHHHTKQTGMLQVVSMRAKQFESGKIDDKTDFYKSELARLTSKHNVPNVAVRKMEYEQKLYTDKKNPTTTEQQEITDDSITSYSSSSDKSISFASPSSVRYHSGNLIVPIGSNKIHCDPPKEYEPPKDESISKDESYRFKPVVRQDSYLAACKKPTIIERRNQKPMENGAEKSKTRRRNARPTRLELPKDRPVDFAVQSTAGSIQVSSDDTETVAAAVELQKPCEMITLRPTNSSSLDNEEERTTRRISYLKATAWGDRMSVDDLTTTESESEPTSIVVAQQNSSILGTKKNGPPFQDLGNSRIVKEGSLLCKVIQIDGKKACDRSWKPVWAVVRGQTLCLYKEKRESIPNISVDTPATLEKTDDVNMSCDRINLRTSTTDVAHDYTKRKHVMRLCSSVADMGCTELLLQADDTSSMVRWLKALQEQALEAQAPLSAEECLSISPGNTKGIRKLGAFRNRSPTGDSPITKTRKPDRSPCQGSQPQSPKSTNTWKNRMAKQLKKIQQGSGSPVSPIMPTLPPPPGTAIGIPLELCPPSTQSEYVPLIVEVCTSIVEDKGLDIIGIYRVPGNTAAITSLTEAVNTGGMETPDMAIKLLQRDPRWTDVNVISSLLKSFFRRLPDALLTTEMYPHFIEADKIDDPVQRMVKLRELVHKLPDHHFETLRYLLMHLKKIVQHSGVNKMEARNLAIVFGPTLVHSADDNMVTMVTDMSHQCRIVESLILQADWCFGNGDVVDLTASIPENCGQVPEIEQSAPNQNLLDNINKVSGNQYTPFMAKDLVTNIVAAANRKMHRATGKNSNVSRKSRTNVTNNIVPHISIPPSATDIKQDVSNKDKVNSSKASSETVSSTSLNESEDSLEHLTNNQGSEDQSLDSTPQNTDGAPPIKTYVNLAETTQERIRRFEQETKAMLQREINRGQRRREYFGLDEPVTQPNEALMLAKDYSPVMVKVSKGATNGTIEQSNDSDLKNNQKRLKTSTESADEWSVDSLSDGLRISSERPISHASDEGGDLLVSLTSAFDKKLKSLSIPSDSVDVEEKQPVANSNDEHTDVQTYRDPSLHRSLERRSQHITEKHEIETMKDSTSESMKDTSKTDNFECLQDINAVPNVRLRRSESLKQKENRPDYGNHVKLRRCESLNKHERYISKYTKFEAMMLTKNGDASKHRRSDSLTKMEKTECNMNKRKQGLSRRCSSLRDKEARQKRKNGVTTDRSIKRRHTVGGTKDFDKITWLDNKEREELEKSCKDRRTSSPDLSWARVVDGIKERGIRPRSMADPNFVSKLLNVPLESHV
- the LOC114128686 gene encoding rho GTPase-activating protein 21 isoform X5, with amino-acid sequence MAEDVSESREWSPPASSQNRGEPRVGGPRSLFIRRSENGFGFTLRHFIVYPPESYLVLAGDERLGLRQGAGAFSDEPMDTIFVKHVREHGPASVAGLSTGDRIISVNGETVAGKSYAHVVQVIQQTQCYLYLLVVPMENDILQLYFSETAHNPETNQRPGRLKTAMTSGSELRFHNHRGRDSSPIYQTIWDHPQHRSSVGGISSVSGAKPSSAAARFVSPHRTSGVRRSSVADTNGSGGGYPHHRNKPTTTQSNNPNARHSMDIGVACRDALQLQVAADNSAAHYRLHRQLQYSGASQPPPPVDPVIMSRIKKSLEQKEEFLRRPVVQQQQQQPAKEFYAKPQKLLPPTWPPSLSSSPSINQPKPFAECSSAAVQETSSAQPPQVPSKPKGKQFVNTLGKIHEDGNGGVSKSPGAAAESSDHHHTKQTGMLQVVSMRAKQFESGKIDDKTDFYKSELARLTSKHNVPNVAVRKMEYEQKLYTDKKNPTTTEQQEITDDSITSYSSSSDKSISFASPSSVRYHSGNLIVPIGSNKIHCDPPKEYEPPKDESISKDESYRFKPVVRQDSYLAACKKPTIIERRNQKPMENGAEKSKTRRRNARPTRLELPKDRPVDFAVQSTAGSIQEEERTTRRISYLKATAWGDRMSVDDLTTTESESEPTSIVVAQQKVQKKWRAPLFPGDIQRLRRLFEDAAASCDRGSSILGTKKNGPPFQDLGNSRIVKEGSLLCKVIQIDGKKACDRSWKPVWAVVRGQTLCLYKEKRESIPNISVDTPATLEKTDDVNMSCDRINLRTSTTDVAHDYTKRKHVMRLCSSVADMGCTELLLQADDTSSMVRWLKALQEQALEAQAPLSAEECLSISPGNTKGIRKLGAFRNRSPTGDSPITKTRKPDRSPCQGSQPQSPKSTNTWKNRMAKQLKKIQQGSGSPVSPIMPTLPPPPGTAIGIPLELCPPSTQSEYVPLIVEVCTSIVEDKGLDIIGIYRVPGNTAAITSLTEAVNTGGMETPDMAIKLLQRDPRWTDVNVISSLLKSFFRRLPDALLTTEMYPHFIEADKIDDPVQRMVKLRELVHKLPDHHFETLRYLLMHLKKIVQHSGVNKMEARNLAIVFGPTLVHSADDNMVTMVTDMSHQCRIVESLILQADWCFGNGDVVDLTASIPENCGQVPEIEQSAPNQNLLDNINKVSGNQYTPFMAKDLVTNIVAAANRKMHRATGKNSNVSRKSRTNVTNNIVPHISIPPSATDIKQDVSNKDKVNSSKASSETVSSTSLNESEDSLEHLTNNQGSEDQSLDSTPQNTDGAPPIKTYVNLAETTQERIRRFEQETKAMLQREINRGQRRREYFGLDEPVTQPNEALMLAKDYSPVMVKVSKGATNGTIEQSNDSDLKNNQKRLKTSTESADEWSVDSLSDGLRISSERPISHASDEGGDLLVSLTSAFDKKLKSLSIPSDSVDVEEKQPVANSNDEHTDVQTYRDPSLHRSLERRSQHITEKHEIETMKDSTSESMKDTSKTDNFECLQDINAVPNVRLRRSESLKQKENRPDYGNHVKLRRCESLNKHERYISKYTKFEAMMLTKNGDASKHRRSDSLTKMEKTECNMNKRKQGLSRRCSSLRDKEARQKRKNGVTTDRSIKRRHTVGGTKDFDKITWLDNKEREELEKSCKDRRTSSPDLSWARVVDGIKERGIRPRSMADPNFVSKLLNVPLESHV
- the LOC114128686 gene encoding rho GTPase-activating protein 21 isoform X4, whose protein sequence is MAEDVSESREWSPPASSQNRGEPRVGGPRSLFIRRSENGFGFTLRHFIVYPPESYLVLAGDERLGLRQGAGAFSDEPMDTIFVKHVREHGPASVAGLSTGDRIISVNGETVAGKSYAHVVQVIQQTQCYLYLLVVPMENDILQLYFSETAHNPETNQRPGRLKTAMTSGSELRFHNHRGRDSSPIYQTIWDHPQHRSSVGGISSVSGAKPSSAAARFVSPHRTSGVRRSSVADTNGSGGGYPHHRNKPTTTQSNNPNARHSMDIGVACRDALQLQVAADNSAAHYRLHRQLQYSGASQPPPPVDPVIMSRIKKSLEQKEEFLRRPVVQQQQQQPAKEFYAKPQKLLPPTWPPSLSSSPSINQPKPFAECSSAAVQETSSAQPPQVPSKPKGKQFVNTLGKIHEDGNGGVSKSPGAAAESSDHHHTKQTGMLQVVSMRAKQFESGKIDDKTDFYKSELARLTSKHNVPNVAVRKMEYEQKLYTDKKNPTTTEQQEITDDSITSYSSSSDKSISFASPSSVRYHSGNLIVPIGSNKIHCDPPKEYEPPKDESISKDESYRFKPVVRQDSYLAACKKPTIIERRNQKPMENGAEKSKTRRRNARPTRLELPKDRPVDFAVQSTAGSIQVSSDDTETVAAAVELQKPCEMITLRPTNSSSLDNEEERTTRRISYLKATAWGDRMSVDDLTTTESESEPTSIVVAQQNSILGTKKNGPPFQDLGNSRIVKEGSLLCKVIQIDGKKACDRSWKPVWAVVRGQTLCLYKEKRESIPNISVDTPATLEKTDDVNMSCDRINLRTSTTDVAHDYTKRKHVMRLCSSVADMGCTELLLQADDTSSMVRWLKALQEQALEAQAPLSAEECLSISPGNTKGIRKLGAFRNRSPTGDSPITKTRKPDRSPCQGSQPQSPKSTNTWKNRMAKQLKKIQQGSGSPVSPIMPTLPPPPGTAIGIPLELCPPSTQSEYVPLIVEVCTSIVEDKGLDIIGIYRVPGNTAAITSLTEAVNTGGMETPDMAIKLLQRDPRWTDVNVISSLLKSFFRRLPDALLTTEMYPHFIEADKIDDPVQRMVKLRELVHKLPDHHFETLRYLLMHLKKIVQHSGVNKMEARNLAIVFGPTLVHSADDNMVTMVTDMSHQCRIVESLILQADWCFGNGDVVDLTASIPENCGQVPEIEQSAPNQNLLDNINKVSGNQYTPFMAKDLVTNIVAAANRKMHRATGKNSNVSRKSRTNVTNNIVPHISIPPSATDIKQDVSNKDKVNSSKASSETVSSTSLNESEDSLEHLTNNQGSEDQSLDSTPQNTDGAPPIKTYVNLAETTQERIRRFEQETKAMLQREINRGQRRREYFGLDEPVTQPNEALMLAKDYSPVMVKVSKGATNGTIEQSNDSDLKNNQKRLKTSTESADEWSVDSLSDGLRISSERPISHASDEGGDLLVSLTSAFDKKLKSLSIPSDSVDVEEKQPVANSNDEHTDVQTYRDPSLHRSLERRSQHITEKHEIETMKDSTSESMKDTSKTDNFECLQDINAVPNVRLRRSESLKQKENRPDYGNHVKLRRCESLNKHERYISKYTKFEAMMLTKNGDASKHRRSDSLTKMEKTECNMNKRKQGLSRRCSSLRDKEARQKRKNGVTTDRSIKRRHTVGGTKDFDKITWLDNKEREELEKSCKDRRTSSPDLSWARVVDGIKERGIRPRSMADPNFVSKLLNVPLESHV